A stretch of Mobula birostris isolate sMobBir1 chromosome 2, sMobBir1.hap1, whole genome shotgun sequence DNA encodes these proteins:
- the esco2 gene encoding N-acetyltransferase ESCO2, whose amino-acid sequence MVFKKKMSELTPRKRKCSSFTDDGHDYTPINSAVTGMPARKRILNFDDVDCSLKISSPKLRTSSKLLYSKNDCHGKENHFENCALLHMSSDEQQDNSQEISRLISNGKDTAHNSGVSPKTFYKKEKQLYLIPLERKLISRNSLSKSVTATQQSEIESKKSQAKKHLKIKENLSKVPISKIPFDSKKSQMNKNEVESDATSKQTHLKESVFYGSKTKILTFNSKINGLKVQQRPKIQKGAAFFSTGRKSQPLFKKSLPDNKAISSDCRIQQSKSNAEVSDQKGLPLGEYSNKLNDEVNGNTFKMKTEPNEQKRVETSAQLPAGLLGALPTTELRVVVQKVELKQSSCPVLVTMEKALQQKGSTTESENTGVLEQKEEPTALNRNIEKHEGLLSSAAVYPIFSTRPGSKRCELQKEENVIAGSGNFVPLPKMPYHAPILKNKRKDYDKVHSDQLIIDAGQKHFGPIMCKYCGMVYTAANPEDELQHLQYHQRFLERLRFVGWKNERVVAEYLDGKIIMILPDDPKYSLKKVEEVRELVDYELGFQQTTLSSPGQSKTYMFVSNEKKIVGCLIAEHIKQAFRVLSEPANQKITENQVVFEYRRAWQCATKPEEAVCGVSRIWVFCMMRRKKIASRMLDAVRNTFIYGTYLSKNEIAFSDPTPSGKLFATKYSQTPNFLVYNLLA is encoded by the exons ATGG TTTTCAAGAAAAAAATGTCTGAACTCACACCAAGAAAGAGGAAATGTAGTTCTTTTACAGATGATGG TCACGATTATACTCCCATCAACTCTGCAGTAACgggaatgccagcaagaaaaagaATACTTAATTTTGATGATGTTGATTGTTCATTAAAAATATCATCACCTAAGTTAAGAACCTCATCAAAGTTACTATATTCTAAAAATGATTGTCATGGTAAAGAAAATCATTTTGAAAACTGTGCCTTGCTACATATGTCTAGTGATGAACAACAAGATAATTCCCAGGAAATCTCTCGACTGATCTCCAATGGAAAGGACACTGCACATAATTCTGGTGTATCTCCAAAGACTTTTTACAAGAAGGAAAAGCAGCTGTATCTCATCCCCCTTGAAAGAAAACTGATCAGTCGGAATAGCCTTTCCAAGTCTGTCACTGCAACTCAACAATCTGAAATAGAAAGTAAAAAATCTCAAGCAAAGAAACACTTGAAAATAAAAGAAAACCTGTCTAAGGTTCCAATTTCTAAAATTCCATTTGATTCAAAGAAATCACAGATGAATAAAAACGAAGTTGAATCTGATGCCACTTCAAAACAGACCCATCTGAAGGAAAGTGTGTTTTATGGATCTAAGACCAAAATACTGACTTTTAATTCAAAAATAAATGGTTTGAAGGTACAGCAAAGACCTAAAATACAGAAAGGAGCAGCTTTCTTTTCTACCGGCAGGAAAAGTCAGCCTTTGTTCAAAAAGAGTCTTCCAGACAACAAAGCAATTTCATCTGATTGCAGAATCCAACAAAGTAAGAGCAATGCTGAAGTGTCTGACCAGAAAGGACTTCCTCTGGGCGAGTACAGCAATAAATTGAATGATGAGGTTAATGGCAACACTTTTAAAATGAAAACTGAACCAAATGAGCAAAAAAGAGTCGAAACATCTGCACAACTACCTGCCGGTTTACTCGGAGCTTTGCCTACCACAGAGTTGAGGGTGGTAGTTCAGAAAGTAGAATTGAAACAATCCAGTTGTCCAGTTTTGGTAACCATGGAAAAAGCACTGCAACAGAAAGGTTCGACAACAGAA AGTGAAAATACTGGTGTTTTGGAGCAGAAAGAAGAGCCAACAGCCCTGAATAGAAATATTGAAAAACATGAAG GTTTATTGTCAAGTGCAGCTGTCTACCCCATTTTCAGTACTCGTCCTGGCAGTAAAAG GTGTGAActgcaaaaagaagaaaatgtAATTGCTGGGTCCGGTAATTTTGTTCCTCTTCCCAAGATGCCTTACCATGCACCTATACTGAAAAACAAGAGGAAAGATTATGATAAAGTACATAGTGATCAGCTAATAATA GATGCGGGTCAGAAACACTTTGGACCTATCATGTGCAAGTACTGTGGGATGGTTTATACAGCCGCTAACCCTGAGGATGAATTGCAGCATTTACAATATCATCAAAGGTTCCTGGAAAGGCTTCGCTTTGTG GGATGGAAAAATGAGCGTGTTGTGGCAGAGTATCTAGATGGAAAGATTATAATGATTCTCCCAGATGATCCTAAATATTCTCtcaaaaag GTGGAAGAAGTGAGAGAGTTGGTAGATTATGAATTGGGGTTTCAACAGACCACGTTAAGCTCCCCAGGTCAAAGCAAAACCTACATGTTTGTCTCTAATGAAAAGAAGATTGTTGGCTGCCTTATTGCAGAACATATAAAGCAG GCTTTCAGGGTGCTTTCTGAGCCTGCAAATCAGAAGATAACTGAGAACCAAGTGGTATTTGAATATCGTCGTGCCTGGCAATGTGCTACAAAGCCTGAAGAAGCTGTTTGTGGTGTGAGCAGAATCTGGGTGTTTTGCATGATGAGAAGAAAGAAAATTGCCAGCAGAATGTTAGATGCTGTCCG AAACACTTTCATATATGGCACATACCTGAGTAAGAATGAAATTGCCTTCTCAGACCCAACACCATCTGGCAAGCTCTTTGCAACCAAGTATAGTCAAACTCCAAACTTTCTTGTTTATAACTTATTAGCATGA